In Bacillus thuringiensis, the DNA window CATATAAGCGTAGCAAATTCATCCCCTCGCCCAGAGTCATCCTTATTTTTAAAATAAGCGAACGCCCCATTATTCAATTTCATTTGTTCCTGAAATCGCTTCTCTTCCACGAGATCCGGAAAACTATAAGGAAAGTTCGCAACATTTAACTCAATGTACTCATTTCTACCTGGCTCCTGTTGTTTATATTTAATCATTAAGACAGCCTTCTTTTTTCCAATCGTTCTGACTTCCCCCTTCACATCACTCGTAATGTCATACGGTAAAAACGCTGGAACTTTAAATTTCACTGGAAAATATTTCGGAA includes these proteins:
- a CDS encoding DNA polymerase III subunit delta translates to MFSSLVLSSCSFQQTMQEEKRFVGTTGGAMDRVTDPIPLKELPKYFPVKFKVPAFLPYDITSDVKGEVRTIGKKKAVLMIKYKQQEPGRNEYIELNVANFPYSFPDLVEEKRFQEQMKLNNGAFAYFKNKDDSGRGDEFATLIWKEKGLEYQLLYRNVQEHDKDVIKQNLLYIANNME